A single genomic interval of Pomacea canaliculata isolate SZHN2017 linkage group LG5, ASM307304v1, whole genome shotgun sequence harbors:
- the LOC112564722 gene encoding transmembrane protein 106B-like, with amino-acid sequence MEQVEETRSSEYSGSRAANDKTPLIRGKSTQSINGAASDGTSGRMTNTEGYEELFKDSAPCPTCRGLGRVSKAQEGELVALIPMKDKRLKPRRTVLYVAVATFICVVIAGLCMFFLFPRDVVVTSDHPPFLEPIFVNLNLSAYYVNFTVRNFYYFSNNNFYNVKITGAQVVSFYDQKVMSISLNKTEVNIPMRSTITYGIEMNFFLSSTNDWGFLVKFCEDPRSWVHNLPLTLELTANYTYLGHVEQATLMTYQSVSCYNNSAPV; translated from the exons ATGGAACAGGTAGAGGAGACTAGGTCAAGTGAATACTCTGGGTCCAGAGCAGCTAATGACAAGACACCTCTTATTAGAGGTAAATCCACTCAAAGCATAAATGGAGCAGCATCGGATGGAACATCAGGCCGTATGACCAACACAGAGGGCTATGAAGAACTTTTCAAAGACAGTGCTCCCTGTCCCACTTGTCGAGGTTTGGGAAGAGTATCCAAAG CGCAAGAAGGGGAGTTGGTGGCACTGATCCCCATGAAAGACAAGCGCCTTAAACCAAGAAGAAC AGTTCTGTATGTTGCTGTGGCCACTTTTATCTGTGTTGTGATCGCCGGATTGTgcatgtttttcctttttcctcgGGATGTTGTGGTCACCAGTGATCATCCTCCGTTCCTGGAGCCCATATTTGTTAATCTTAATCTTTCTGCTTATTATGTCAATTTTACAGTCAGG AATTTCTACTACTTTAGCAACAACAACTTCTACAATGTTAAGATCACAGGGGCACAGGTGGTATCTTTTTATGACCAAAAGGTCATGTCAATATCCTTGAATAAAACTGAAGTCAACATACCAATGCGGTCCACAATCACCTACGGCATCGAAATGAACTTTTTCCTCTCCAGCACAAATGACTGGGGTTTCTTAGT GAAATTTTGTGAAGACCCCAGATCTTGGGTTCACAATCTTCCTCTTACACTTGA GTTGACAGCCAATTACACATATCTGGGTCACGTGGAGCAGGCCACCCTGATGACATACCAGTCTGTTTCCTGTTACAACAACTCTGCGCCTGTGTAG